One stretch of Chryseobacterium sp. LJ668 DNA includes these proteins:
- a CDS encoding aldo/keto reductase: MNLEKVQLGSHGLIIPNIGLGCMGMTGFEDANMYGEADENEAIATIHRSLELGGNFLDTADLYGPFKNEQLIAKAIGKNRDQYIIATKFGWEIDDSNKVTWAINGTKEYVKKSVERSLKNLNTDYIDLYYMHRLDKSTPIEETVGAMSDLVKEGKIGYIGLSEVSSDTVKRAHAIHPVTAVQSEFSLFERSAEERGILKTLKDLGIGFVAYSPLGRGFLSGQIRSIDDLPENDFRRAIPRFQEKYFHKNIELVEAIENLAEEKEVTSSQLALAWIINKGIIPIPGTKRRKYLEQNIESAKIQLSESDLLKLESIVPLGTDTGAPYDEFSMGLLD, encoded by the coding sequence ATGAATTTAGAAAAAGTACAATTAGGAAGTCATGGTCTTATCATCCCCAATATCGGTTTAGGATGTATGGGAATGACAGGTTTTGAGGATGCAAATATGTATGGTGAAGCAGACGAAAATGAAGCGATTGCCACCATTCATCGTTCATTGGAATTAGGTGGTAATTTTTTGGATACTGCAGATCTTTATGGCCCTTTTAAAAACGAGCAGCTTATTGCAAAAGCTATCGGCAAAAATCGTGACCAATACATTATTGCAACAAAATTTGGCTGGGAAATCGATGACAGCAATAAAGTTACCTGGGCAATCAACGGAACAAAAGAGTATGTAAAGAAATCTGTAGAAAGATCATTAAAAAATCTTAACACAGATTACATTGATCTTTATTATATGCACCGTCTGGATAAAAGTACCCCTATCGAAGAAACTGTAGGCGCAATGAGTGACTTGGTAAAAGAAGGAAAGATTGGCTACATCGGCTTATCTGAAGTTTCTTCTGACACGGTAAAAAGAGCTCACGCAATACATCCGGTCACAGCGGTACAAAGCGAATTTTCTTTGTTTGAGCGATCGGCTGAAGAAAGAGGAATTTTGAAAACGCTGAAGGATCTGGGAATTGGTTTTGTTGCGTATTCTCCATTAGGACGTGGTTTTTTATCAGGACAGATCCGCTCGATTGATGACTTGCCGGAAAATGATTTCAGAAGAGCAATACCACGCTTTCAAGAGAAATATTTTCACAAAAACATCGAGCTGGTAGAAGCGATAGAAAATTTAGCCGAAGAAAAGGAAGTTACTTCATCACAATTGGCTTTGGCATGGATCATCAATAAAGGAATTATCCCTATCCCGGGAACAAAGCGCAGAAAATATCTGGAACAGAATATAGAATCTGCAAAAATACAATTAAGCGAATCTGATCTTCTTAAACTCGAAAGTATTGTACCTTTGGGAACAGATACCGGTGCTCCGTATGATGAATTCAGCATGGGACTTTTAGATTAA
- a CDS encoding helix-turn-helix domain-containing protein, which translates to MNTIPSISAFHRLLSLPEPKHPLVSVIDLSESVFLEDEVWKGFTNRFFCVALKRDAVGKIRYGQQHYDYDKGVLSFTAPNQVQYLDLQNMECGSGFLLIFHEDFLLKHPLAASISDFGFFSYAVNEALHLSAEEEEDLIRIMKKIDIECEHIDRHTQEIILSQIDLLLNYSKRFYERQFITRKNSNHQLLAKFESFLNDYFKNDESLKEGLLTVQNAAKAMNLSPSYLSDLLRVHTGQNTQQHIHEKLISKAKEKLSTTGLSVSEIAYTLGFEHAQSFSTLFKTKTQQTPLEYRKSFN; encoded by the coding sequence ATGAATACGATACCGTCAATTTCCGCATTTCACCGACTTCTATCGTTACCGGAACCAAAACATCCTCTCGTAAGTGTTATAGATTTATCTGAAAGCGTTTTTCTTGAAGATGAAGTCTGGAAAGGTTTTACCAACAGATTTTTTTGTGTTGCATTGAAAAGAGATGCCGTGGGAAAAATACGTTACGGACAGCAGCACTACGATTATGATAAAGGTGTTTTAAGTTTTACCGCGCCCAATCAGGTTCAGTACTTAGATTTACAGAATATGGAATGTGGATCGGGGTTTCTCCTGATCTTTCATGAAGATTTTTTGCTTAAACACCCTTTGGCGGCAAGCATTTCAGATTTTGGCTTTTTCTCTTATGCCGTGAATGAGGCGTTGCATTTATCTGCTGAAGAGGAAGAAGATTTAATCAGAATCATGAAGAAAATAGATATAGAATGTGAGCATATCGATCGTCATACGCAGGAAATTATATTATCGCAGATCGATTTGTTGCTCAATTATTCCAAAAGGTTCTACGAGAGACAGTTTATTACCAGAAAAAACAGCAATCATCAGCTTTTAGCGAAATTTGAAAGCTTTTTGAATGACTATTTTAAAAATGATGAATCTCTAAAAGAAGGATTATTAACCGTACAAAATGCAGCTAAAGCCATGAATCTTTCTCCAAGCTATCTCAGCGATCTTTTGAGAGTGCATACAGGGCAGAATACACAGCAGCATATTCACGAAAAGCTGATCAGCAAAGCAAAAGAGAAATTATCTACAACTGGTTTGTCGGTGAGTGAAATTGCTTATACTTTAGGTTTCGAACATGCGCAATCGTTTAGTACACTTTTCAAGACCAAAACTCAACAGACACCATTGGAATATAGAAAATCATTTAATTAA
- a CDS encoding AsmA-like C-terminal region-containing protein, translated as MKRFTKIILKILKWIGITLVSILFLMFIIPILFPGTISQQVKIFANKHLAGELDYKKTHLTFFRHFPSLTVSIDEVLLKGSKPFQNDTLLAAKEVAAGINLKNLIFDGEVKIDEIYVTDAYANVFVNTKGEANYNVYVSKPSKKSKDTTEAGASIKLDLIKFRNFNIKYNDHAARILVNAKGLNYTGKGGLSQDVFDLETDLDIDKLDFSLDRIWYAQQKTLHADLITRINTNALTFVLRKNELRINKLPLKFTGFLSILKDGYNLDINAASEKTTIKDMISVLPPQYLDWANDTKIEGNSDLFFSLKGRFSEAKNLKPRLKARLFIENGFVSSGNAPVPMNNLNMDLNVDLPSLNTDLLGIDLKKLNFDLGPNNNFRAVVQTKGLKEMQVKANIKGAVNLQTLDQALGLKDIDIRGLMNTDIKANGIFSMDKKLFPKTNGQLNLKNGWLKTKYYPNAIQNINIAAHITNTDGTFKSLAVKLDPFKFDFEGNPVFINADLQNFEDLLYKVRAKGVLNVGRIYKVFAKKGLDISGLIMADLSLNGRQSYATTGQYSKLDNRGNLILKNIKATTEYLPKSFYIKEGNFEFENEKMWFRKFFATYGKSDFALNGYLLNTINYFIERKGTLHGKFVLNSRYILIDEFMALKNGDNTDKSAEVEYAKVENPKSSGVVIVPKNLDVSLEANARKVEFKGLGLNNLKGLASVTKGQVYLKNTSFDIIGSRMKIDARYQDESPLTANYDVALNVLDFDVQRAYKEIDMVREMATAAKDVKGIVSIDYKLKGDFDKNMSPIYPSLEGGGVVNLRDVEVKNLKMLSAVGDNIGAKAFDNPDMKGVNIETHIKNNLIHVDKFTFKVSILRPTISGTTSFNGLLDLRIRIGILPGGIIGFPVVVTGTHEKPKIKIFSKTGQGIIDALYNKKTNKVIREERRAEKKTKRQQRKEKAAQEAKAKTAENKITTDLKKK; from the coding sequence ATGAAAAGATTTACAAAAATAATTTTGAAAATATTAAAATGGATTGGAATCACACTCGTATCCATTCTTTTTCTTATGTTCATTATTCCTATTCTATTTCCAGGAACAATTTCTCAGCAGGTAAAGATATTTGCCAATAAGCATCTTGCGGGGGAGCTCGATTATAAGAAAACACATCTCACGTTTTTCCGGCATTTTCCTTCACTTACCGTATCTATAGATGAAGTCCTGTTAAAAGGTTCGAAGCCTTTTCAAAATGATACCTTACTTGCCGCAAAAGAAGTTGCTGCGGGGATCAATCTTAAAAATCTGATCTTCGACGGCGAAGTAAAAATTGATGAAATTTACGTTACAGATGCTTATGCGAATGTTTTCGTCAATACAAAAGGCGAAGCAAACTATAATGTTTACGTATCAAAACCCTCAAAAAAATCAAAAGATACCACAGAAGCAGGAGCATCCATCAAGCTGGATCTGATCAAATTCAGAAATTTTAATATCAAATATAATGACCACGCCGCAAGAATTCTTGTGAATGCAAAAGGTCTTAATTATACAGGTAAGGGCGGATTAAGCCAGGATGTTTTTGATCTTGAAACCGATCTAGATATTGATAAATTAGATTTCAGTCTAGACAGAATCTGGTATGCGCAGCAAAAAACACTTCATGCAGATCTTATCACCAGAATCAACACCAATGCATTGACTTTTGTTTTACGGAAAAATGAATTGAGAATCAATAAGCTTCCGTTAAAATTCACGGGATTTTTAAGTATTTTAAAAGACGGATATAATTTAGACATCAATGCAGCATCAGAAAAAACGACTATCAAAGATATGATTTCGGTTTTGCCACCACAGTATCTAGATTGGGCCAATGATACCAAAATTGAAGGAAACAGCGATTTGTTTTTCAGTCTGAAAGGAAGATTCAGCGAAGCTAAAAATTTAAAACCGAGACTCAAAGCGAGACTTTTTATAGAAAACGGATTTGTTTCTAGCGGAAATGCTCCTGTTCCGATGAACAATCTGAATATGGATTTGAATGTAGACCTGCCATCTTTAAATACCGACCTTTTAGGTATTGATTTAAAAAAGTTAAATTTTGATTTGGGTCCTAATAATAATTTCCGTGCAGTTGTACAAACCAAAGGACTCAAAGAAATGCAGGTAAAAGCAAATATTAAGGGTGCTGTCAATCTTCAGACTTTAGATCAGGCTTTAGGACTGAAAGATATCGACATCAGAGGGTTGATGAATACTGATATTAAGGCAAACGGGATCTTCAGTATGGATAAAAAACTTTTCCCAAAAACCAATGGTCAACTGAATTTAAAAAATGGCTGGTTAAAAACTAAATATTATCCAAATGCCATTCAAAATATCAATATTGCAGCTCATATTACTAACACAGATGGCACTTTCAAAAGTCTTGCGGTAAAACTCGATCCGTTTAAATTTGATTTTGAAGGAAATCCTGTATTTATCAATGCAGATCTGCAGAACTTTGAAGATCTATTATATAAAGTCCGGGCAAAAGGTGTTCTCAATGTTGGTAGAATTTATAAAGTTTTTGCGAAAAAAGGTCTAGACATCAGCGGACTGATTATGGCTGATCTTTCACTGAACGGTCGCCAAAGCTATGCTACAACCGGGCAATACAGCAAACTGGATAACAGAGGGAATTTAATTCTAAAAAATATAAAAGCCACAACAGAATATCTTCCGAAGTCATTTTACATAAAAGAAGGAAATTTTGAGTTTGAAAACGAAAAAATGTGGTTCCGGAAATTTTTTGCCACTTATGGAAAATCAGATTTTGCTCTTAACGGATATCTTTTAAATACCATCAATTATTTTATCGAAAGAAAAGGTACCCTTCACGGAAAATTTGTGCTGAATTCAAGGTATATTCTTATTGACGAATTTATGGCGCTGAAAAATGGTGACAATACTGATAAATCTGCCGAAGTGGAATATGCAAAAGTGGAAAACCCTAAGAGTAGTGGTGTTGTAATTGTTCCGAAAAACCTGGATGTTTCTTTGGAAGCAAATGCCAGAAAAGTAGAATTTAAAGGGCTTGGTTTAAATAATTTAAAAGGATTGGCATCTGTAACGAAAGGTCAGGTTTATCTTAAAAATACATCATTTGATATTATAGGAAGCCGTATGAAGATCGATGCGCGTTATCAGGATGAATCTCCGCTGACTGCCAATTACGATGTTGCATTGAATGTTTTAGATTTTGATGTACAGCGAGCTTATAAAGAAATTGATATGGTACGAGAAATGGCAACCGCGGCTAAAGACGTTAAAGGAATTGTATCAATCGATTATAAATTAAAAGGTGATTTTGATAAAAATATGTCGCCTATTTATCCGTCGTTAGAAGGTGGAGGAGTAGTTAACCTTCGTGATGTTGAAGTAAAAAACCTGAAAATGCTCTCAGCAGTAGGAGATAATATTGGTGCAAAAGCATTTGACAACCCCGATATGAAAGGGGTTAATATTGAAACGCATATCAAGAATAATCTGATTCATGTAGATAAATTCACCTTTAAAGTTTCTATTTTAAGGCCTACTATCAGCGGAACAACGAGTTTCAACGGCTTGCTCGATTTAAGAATAAGAATAGGGATCCTTCCGGGAGGAATTATTGGTTTCCCGGTGGTTGTAACAGGAACTCATGAAAAACCGAAAATTAAAATTTTCAGCAAAACCGGACAGGGGATTATTGATGCACTTTACAATAAAAAAACAAATAAAGTTATTCGTGAAGAAAGACGTGCAGAGAAGAAAACCAAACGTCAGCAACGAAAAGAAAAAGCAGCTCAGGAGGCAAAAGCTAAAACTGCTGAAAATAAAATAACCACAGATCTTAAAAAGAAATAA
- a CDS encoding elongation factor Tu, with protein MKIKPQFTALLTYLPAKDGVKITPVSSGYRPQIKFPFDLEMYTGMQNFIGTDLVFPGDTVTAEIALLKSDYVTGKIYEGLDFDFFEGENLIGHGVVTKIIDPALTDSEV; from the coding sequence ATGAAAATCAAACCGCAGTTTACAGCACTCCTCACCTATCTACCGGCAAAAGACGGAGTAAAAATAACACCGGTATCTTCAGGATACAGACCTCAAATAAAATTTCCTTTTGATCTCGAAATGTATACCGGAATGCAGAATTTTATCGGCACAGATCTGGTATTTCCGGGAGATACGGTAACTGCTGAAATTGCTTTATTGAAAAGTGATTATGTCACCGGAAAAATATATGAAGGCCTCGATTTTGATTTTTTTGAAGGTGAAAATCTAATCGGGCATGGTGTAGTTACAAAGATTATTGACCCTGCTTTGACTGATTCTGAAGTATAA
- a CDS encoding cryptochrome/photolyase family protein, giving the protein MSMINIFWFRRDLRLDDNTALFHALKSGLQVLPVFIFDKEILDQLSSTSDKRVDYIHQALADINAELKNYNSALKTFYGKPIEIFEQLIKDFNVSTVFCNRDYEPQAIKRDFAVSALLKNKNIEFSDYKDQVIFEKNDVLKADNTPYTVFTPYSKKWKENCKALKIEKLDGDYKNFLHLKQENILSLKEIGFKKTDFDFKKPVLENKIINTYDQFRDFPALDHTTHIGIALRFGTISVRKCVEFALKHNTIWLNELIWREFFMQILFHFPEVVTKCFKLKYENIEWRNDEKEFKTWCEGKTGYPIVDAGMRQLNETGFMHNRVRMVTASFLTKHLLIDWRWGEAYFAEKLLDYELSSNNGNWQWAAGCGCDAAPYFRIFNPEAQTKKFDKDLEYIHQWLTRDYNEQPIVEHTFARERALKTYKKALS; this is encoded by the coding sequence ATGAGTATGATAAATATATTTTGGTTTCGTAGAGATCTTAGGCTTGACGATAATACTGCATTGTTTCACGCTTTAAAATCTGGCTTACAAGTTTTGCCGGTATTTATTTTTGATAAGGAAATTCTCGATCAGCTTAGCAGTACATCTGACAAAAGAGTTGACTATATTCATCAGGCATTAGCAGATATTAACGCTGAACTTAAAAACTATAATAGTGCATTGAAAACCTTTTATGGGAAACCAATTGAAATTTTTGAACAATTGATCAAAGATTTTAATGTTTCGACAGTTTTCTGCAACAGAGATTACGAGCCGCAGGCTATAAAAAGAGATTTTGCAGTCTCAGCTCTTTTAAAAAATAAAAATATTGAATTTTCAGATTATAAAGATCAGGTTATTTTTGAAAAAAATGATGTTTTAAAAGCGGACAATACCCCATACACAGTTTTTACACCTTATTCAAAAAAATGGAAAGAGAACTGTAAAGCACTTAAAATTGAAAAATTAGATGGTGATTATAAAAATTTTCTTCACCTGAAACAGGAGAATATTTTAAGCCTGAAAGAAATTGGATTTAAGAAGACAGATTTTGATTTTAAAAAACCCGTTTTAGAAAACAAAATTATCAATACTTATGATCAGTTCAGAGACTTTCCGGCTTTGGATCATACTACCCATATTGGGATCGCACTTCGTTTCGGAACAATTTCAGTGAGAAAATGTGTAGAATTTGCTCTAAAACATAACACTATTTGGCTGAATGAACTGATTTGGAGAGAATTCTTTATGCAGATCCTGTTTCACTTTCCTGAAGTGGTTACCAAATGTTTTAAACTGAAATACGAAAATATCGAATGGAGAAACGACGAGAAAGAATTTAAAACCTGGTGTGAAGGTAAAACCGGCTATCCAATTGTAGACGCAGGAATGCGGCAACTTAATGAAACGGGATTTATGCACAACAGGGTTCGGATGGTCACCGCAAGCTTTCTGACCAAACATCTGTTGATCGACTGGAGGTGGGGAGAAGCTTATTTCGCTGAAAAACTTTTAGATTACGAATTATCTTCCAACAACGGAAACTGGCAGTGGGCAGCAGGTTGTGGCTGCGATGCGGCGCCTTATTTCAGAATTTTCAACCCAGAAGCACAGACAAAAAAGTTTGACAAAGATTTAGAATATATTCATCAATGGCTTACCAGAGATTACAATGAACAACCCATTGTGGAGCATACTTTTGCCAGAGAAAGGGCTTTGAAAACGTATAAAAAAGCTTTATCCTAA
- a CDS encoding PA2169 family four-helix-bundle protein has product MNNEKIAVVLNDLLHITNDRIAGFERVEGKVWESYSDMKGEYEHMISESKIMKNELINMISEKGGKPDDSASAAGAIHRAWIDLKNSLPVGNKEQSTLENVIYGEKIAVSAYQDVLNSGELCSESSKMVTEHLRKITESYTKFKNIENYKNNS; this is encoded by the coding sequence ATGAATAATGAAAAAATTGCCGTTGTTTTAAATGACCTTCTGCACATTACCAATGACAGAATAGCCGGATTTGAACGAGTGGAAGGTAAAGTATGGGAAAGTTACTCTGACATGAAAGGAGAATATGAACATATGATTTCCGAATCTAAAATCATGAAAAACGAGTTGATTAATATGATTTCGGAGAAAGGTGGCAAACCTGATGATTCTGCATCTGCGGCCGGTGCAATTCACAGAGCCTGGATAGATCTGAAAAATTCTCTACCTGTAGGAAACAAGGAGCAGTCTACATTAGAGAATGTAATCTATGGTGAGAAAATAGCGGTCTCAGCCTACCAAGATGTGCTGAATAGTGGAGAACTTTGCAGTGAAAGCTCAAAAATGGTTACCGAACATTTAAGGAAAATAACAGAATCTTATACAAAATTTAAAAACATTGAAAATTATAAAAACAATTCTTAA
- a CDS encoding 3-oxoacyl-ACP synthase III family protein — protein sequence MNIVIKGSGSYTPENVMRNSDFTNHVFLNEDGMAIKFPESIIGKFKDITGIEERRYADNEHVTSDLAFLAAEKAIEDADIDRETIDYIIVAHNYGDIEKGKIQSDTVPSIATRVKNKLRIKNPRCVAYDLLFGCPGWNEAMIHASSFVKAGIAKRCLIIGAETLSRVTDPYDRDSMIYADGAGAVIIEATDENKGMLSHESATYSYDEANFLFFGTSYKQDDESEIRYIKMKGRKIYEFALTKVPLAMQSCLEKAGIDIKDLKKILIHQANEKMDEAIIERFYSLYDMTAPADIMPMSIHKFGNSSVATIPTLYDLIMKGEMDEHSFSKGDIILFASVGAGMNINAFTYRV from the coding sequence ATGAATATAGTAATTAAAGGTTCCGGCAGTTATACTCCAGAAAATGTGATGAGAAATTCCGATTTTACAAATCATGTTTTTCTTAATGAAGATGGTATGGCAATAAAATTTCCTGAATCAATTATTGGAAAATTTAAGGATATTACCGGAATTGAAGAGCGAAGATATGCAGATAATGAGCACGTAACCTCTGACCTTGCATTCCTTGCAGCCGAAAAAGCCATCGAAGATGCAGATATTGACCGCGAAACGATTGATTATATTATTGTTGCCCATAATTATGGGGACATCGAAAAAGGAAAGATCCAGTCTGATACAGTTCCCAGCATTGCTACCCGTGTAAAAAACAAATTACGAATAAAAAACCCAAGATGTGTAGCTTACGATCTTTTATTTGGCTGTCCTGGCTGGAATGAAGCGATGATACATGCAAGCTCATTTGTAAAAGCAGGAATTGCCAAACGTTGTCTCATTATCGGTGCTGAAACGTTATCGAGAGTTACCGATCCTTACGACCGTGATTCTATGATCTATGCCGACGGAGCCGGTGCAGTAATTATAGAAGCAACGGATGAGAATAAAGGGATGCTTTCGCACGAAAGTGCTACTTATTCTTATGATGAAGCTAATTTTTTATTCTTCGGGACTTCTTATAAGCAGGATGACGAATCTGAAATCCGTTATATCAAGATGAAAGGGAGAAAGATCTATGAGTTTGCGCTTACAAAAGTTCCCTTAGCCATGCAATCTTGCCTGGAAAAAGCGGGAATCGACATCAAAGATTTAAAGAAAATATTAATTCATCAGGCTAATGAAAAAATGGATGAAGCAATCATTGAGCGCTTCTACAGTTTGTATGACATGACTGCACCTGCAGATATTATGCCTATGTCTATCCATAAATTCGGGAACAGCAGTGTCGCAACAATCCCAACCTTATATGATCTTATCATGAAAGGTGAGATGGATGAGCATTCTTTCTCAAAAGGCGATATCATTCTTTTCGCATCGGTAGGTGCAGGAATGAATATCAATGCGTTCACATACAGAGTATAA
- a CDS encoding DUF3667 domain-containing protein, which yields MIKCKNCGNLFEGKYCNQCGQSAKTKRINYEFLWEDIQHGLLHYDKGISYSLKKLFEKPGYIIEDYIEGKRINHFRPISMVIIMATIYALIYHLLDLNHRTALDDSSGLLLEKVFEHYYWFVVSTIPIYALTTFMVFKKTGYNFYEFIIFEAFKTSQRLLVHILFLPILYFLKDKSGFNTISNLLLIIDFILIFWTNKQFFNQMPSKKVLLKSVLSYLLYLVFAIVSVSLIIFAFGYD from the coding sequence ATGATCAAATGTAAAAACTGTGGTAATCTTTTTGAGGGGAAGTATTGCAATCAGTGCGGACAATCTGCCAAAACGAAGAGAATCAATTATGAATTTCTTTGGGAGGATATTCAGCATGGTCTTTTGCATTATGATAAAGGAATCAGCTATTCTCTTAAAAAACTTTTTGAGAAACCAGGTTACATTATCGAAGATTATATTGAAGGAAAGCGAATCAATCATTTCAGACCGATTTCGATGGTCATCATCATGGCAACTATTTATGCATTAATTTATCATCTTTTAGATTTAAATCATCGCACAGCCCTCGACGATTCTTCAGGCTTACTGCTCGAAAAGGTTTTTGAGCATTATTACTGGTTTGTTGTTTCAACCATTCCTATCTATGCACTGACTACTTTCATGGTGTTTAAAAAAACGGGATATAATTTTTATGAATTTATTATTTTTGAAGCATTCAAAACTTCGCAAAGACTTTTGGTTCACATTCTTTTCCTGCCTATTCTTTATTTTCTGAAAGATAAATCGGGTTTTAACACCATCTCAAATCTTCTCCTCATTATTGATTTTATTTTGATTTTCTGGACAAATAAACAGTTCTTTAATCAAATGCCATCTAAAAAAGTACTCTTAAAAAGTGTTCTCAGCTACCTTCTGTATCTGGTTTTTGCCATTGTATCAGTGAGCTTGATCATTTTTGCATTTGGCTATGATTGA
- a CDS encoding NAD(P)/FAD-dependent oxidoreductase — MKKHIIIVGGGFAGVHIIKSLKNDSRFRITLVDKNNYHFFPPLIYQVATSFIQASNISYPFRKMIANSKNVHFHMGSLLKVDHENKILETDTGKLNYDHLVLALGTESNFFGMENVKRCGLPMKTIEEALYLRNHMLLNLEEAARNKDIKTAQRLQNVVIAGGGPTGVELAGMLAEMGKYIAEKEYPEIKLSLSNIYLIDALPTLLSPMSRMAQETAYNKLKKLGVKIHLNISVKDYVDNKVILSDGSSIETETLIWTSGVIGREVPGLPEESIGKGRRILVNAYNQVIGVNNIYAIGDICLQHTDENFPKGHPQLAQVAIQQGKNLANNFKRMEASEKLNSFKYNDKGSMAIISKFNAVVDLPKFSFNGFLAWLTWLFIHVLPLVSFRSKLRLALDWFRLFITNNPSIRLVLYPTRNNNK, encoded by the coding sequence ATGAAAAAGCATATTATAATCGTTGGCGGGGGATTTGCCGGTGTACATATTATTAAATCTTTAAAAAACGATTCTAGATTTCGAATAACGCTGGTTGATAAAAACAACTATCATTTTTTTCCGCCTTTGATCTATCAGGTCGCTACATCGTTTATTCAGGCATCAAACATCAGTTATCCTTTCAGAAAAATGATTGCCAACTCAAAAAATGTGCATTTTCATATGGGAAGCCTGCTAAAAGTGGATCATGAAAATAAGATCTTAGAAACTGATACAGGAAAGCTAAATTATGACCATCTTGTTTTAGCGCTAGGTACTGAATCAAACTTTTTCGGCATGGAAAACGTAAAAAGATGCGGTCTTCCCATGAAAACAATAGAAGAAGCTCTTTATCTGAGAAATCATATGCTTCTTAATCTGGAGGAAGCTGCACGTAATAAGGATATTAAAACAGCACAACGTTTACAGAATGTAGTCATCGCAGGTGGAGGACCCACAGGAGTTGAGCTCGCAGGAATGCTCGCCGAAATGGGTAAATATATTGCTGAAAAAGAATATCCTGAAATAAAACTAAGCCTCTCAAATATCTACCTGATTGATGCGCTACCAACTCTGCTCTCACCCATGAGCAGAATGGCTCAGGAAACAGCCTATAATAAACTAAAGAAATTAGGTGTAAAAATTCATCTCAACATTTCTGTAAAAGATTATGTTGACAATAAAGTTATTTTATCTGACGGAAGTTCTATTGAAACCGAAACTCTGATCTGGACTTCGGGCGTCATCGGTCGGGAAGTTCCCGGCCTGCCGGAAGAAAGTATTGGCAAAGGCAGAAGAATTTTGGTGAATGCTTATAATCAAGTAATTGGCGTTAATAATATTTATGCAATTGGTGATATCTGCCTTCAGCATACTGACGAAAATTTCCCTAAAGGCCATCCGCAGCTTGCTCAGGTAGCGATACAGCAAGGCAAAAATTTAGCTAATAATTTCAAAAGAATGGAAGCTTCCGAAAAATTAAATTCTTTTAAATATAATGATAAGGGAAGCATGGCGATCATATCTAAATTCAATGCTGTGGTTGATCTGCCAAAATTTTCATTCAACGGATTCTTAGCGTGGCTTACATGGCTTTTTATTCATGTTCTGCCTTTGGTGAGCTTCAGAAGTAAGCTTCGTCTTGCATTAGACTGGTTCAGATTATTTATTACCAATAATCCTTCTATCCGTCTTGTTTTATACCCAACAAGAAATAACAACAAATAA
- a CDS encoding alpha-ketoglutarate-dependent dioxygenase AlkB family protein, whose protein sequence is MEQLSLFDADDHYQFPTDLLDYRQNFLSDDEAYDLMNTLLKDTPWVQTSQKMYDKILTTPRLIAWFSDLSKFSQDDKRLVDFNEWTPELLQLKEKIEAVCGESFNAVLLNLYRNENDSVAWHKDKQDKFKKKPVIASVSLGQTRDFDFRKVGESKKSYSLPLHNGSLLIMKADLHTAWEHRIAKTRIAMQPRINLTFRTISINNLLNH, encoded by the coding sequence ATGGAACAGCTCAGTTTATTTGATGCAGATGATCACTATCAGTTTCCTACTGACCTGCTGGATTACAGACAAAACTTTTTATCTGATGATGAAGCATATGATCTGATGAATACATTGCTTAAAGACACTCCCTGGGTACAGACTTCACAAAAGATGTATGATAAAATTTTAACAACACCTCGTTTAATAGCGTGGTTTTCTGATCTCTCAAAATTTTCACAAGACGATAAAAGACTGGTGGATTTCAATGAATGGACACCAGAACTCCTACAACTGAAAGAAAAAATAGAAGCGGTGTGTGGTGAAAGTTTCAATGCCGTTCTCCTTAATCTTTACCGAAACGAAAACGATTCTGTAGCATGGCATAAGGATAAACAAGATAAGTTTAAGAAGAAACCGGTCATTGCATCAGTCAGCTTGGGGCAGACAAGAGATTTTGATTTCAGAAAGGTTGGCGAATCCAAAAAAAGTTACAGCTTACCTTTGCACAACGGTTCACTTCTTATTATGAAAGCAGATTTGCATACAGCCTGGGAACATAGGATTGCAAAAACCAGGATTGCCATGCAGCCAAGGATCAATCTTACATTCCGAACAATTTCAATAAATAATTTATTAAATCATTGA